Proteins found in one Oribacterium sp. oral taxon 102 genomic segment:
- a CDS encoding ABC transporter substrate-binding protein: MKNRVKKLFALVLAGTMAFSIAACGSGGSPDVPSAQKSSSENSSSGKETTLRVLNWGSTVEESIANDAIARFNKEHPNVKVKQTCVPVTEWSDFIQKWITMTTSGEAPDVINLGLEAAQMAVSNDLIQPLDDFVSEDDYLTQLKGEYAESLLSGFSVGGKLYGLPSGTQTMVMYYNKHMFDDAGIAYPQDGWTWDEFYDIAKKLTKDDGSVYGYGLSSAYFQLTPWWTSNGTYLTDDEGNPTVNSKDMVESVDFLRKLVDEKITPDPISSDVYTMFSSKQLAMVGAGRWPLDAWMDAGLTNEDFDCVQWPVNKEESSVYGGSAWCLGKNPVNQELAVDLLKEMVSSETMKANAAGGQQIPPTESLATDTDIMGTAPDNIKGLWKAITISKPVCAPTYFGDLQTTVTRAMEDVFSGAQDPQAALDSAQSQVESAID; the protein is encoded by the coding sequence ATGAAAAACAGAGTGAAGAAGTTGTTTGCACTGGTACTTGCAGGGACAATGGCGTTTTCCATAGCTGCATGCGGGTCTGGCGGAAGCCCTGATGTGCCTTCTGCCCAAAAATCTTCATCTGAGAACTCTTCATCAGGGAAGGAGACAACCCTTAGAGTTCTCAACTGGGGAAGTACGGTAGAAGAATCTATTGCAAATGATGCGATTGCCCGGTTTAACAAAGAACATCCGAACGTGAAGGTAAAACAGACATGTGTGCCAGTCACGGAGTGGTCTGATTTCATTCAGAAATGGATTACAATGACGACTTCCGGAGAGGCGCCGGATGTCATCAATCTTGGACTTGAGGCGGCGCAGATGGCGGTATCGAATGACCTGATACAGCCACTGGATGATTTTGTAAGCGAGGACGATTATCTGACGCAGTTGAAGGGAGAATATGCGGAATCGCTTCTTTCTGGATTTTCGGTAGGTGGCAAACTGTACGGGCTTCCGAGCGGTACACAGACAATGGTTATGTATTATAACAAGCATATGTTTGACGATGCGGGAATTGCGTATCCGCAGGATGGATGGACATGGGATGAGTTTTATGATATCGCAAAGAAGCTCACAAAAGATGATGGTTCCGTATATGGATACGGATTGTCAAGTGCGTATTTCCAGTTGACACCGTGGTGGACATCAAACGGCACATATTTGACTGATGACGAAGGAAATCCGACAGTCAACAGTAAAGATATGGTGGAGTCTGTTGATTTTTTGAGAAAACTAGTAGACGAGAAGATAACTCCTGACCCAATTAGTTCAGATGTATACACAATGTTCTCTTCCAAACAGCTGGCGATGGTAGGAGCGGGAAGATGGCCGCTTGATGCATGGATGGATGCGGGACTGACAAATGAAGATTTTGATTGCGTACAGTGGCCGGTTAACAAAGAGGAAAGCTCCGTATATGGCGGCTCCGCATGGTGCTTAGGAAAGAATCCGGTGAATCAGGAGCTTGCAGTGGACCTGTTGAAAGAGATGGTGTCAAGCGAGACAATGAAAGCAAATGCGGCAGGTGGACAGCAAATTCCTCCGACGGAATCACTCGCTACAGATACTGATATTATGGGAACTGCCCCGGATAACATCAAAGGTTTGTGGAAAGCAATCACAATCTCAAAGCCAGTATGTGCGCCGACTTATTTCGGTGATCTTCAGACTACGGTTACAAGAGCAATGGAGGATGTATTCTCAGGAGCACAGGATCCGCAGGCTGCATTGGATTCAGCACAGTCCCAGGTGGAGAGTGCAATCGACTGA
- a CDS encoding carbohydrate ABC transporter permease — protein MSGKKRKNGKEARAAYLFTLPSFIGFLAFVMIPVIWVLIISFQKYNLFTGKSSFIGLQNYKEILRDVRSLTALKNTIWYTIFCSIGNTGFGLVLAVLVDDILPRKANVFFRSIYFFPSLCALTFVSIIWQAFFQTNSGLINYYLGLVGIPEVSWLNSQAMSKIAVLILDIWKNAGMSMLLILAGLQNVDKGLLEAAEIDGAGPFQRFWKIIVPLASPQIFFVLIMNVTGALRIYESIYVLTSGGPGDSSRSLVMLIAEKGFTSFNYGVASALSMLLLVLISIVTFIQFVGSRWWVHYE, from the coding sequence ATGTCGGGTAAGAAAAGAAAGAACGGAAAAGAAGCAAGAGCTGCATATTTGTTTACGCTTCCGTCTTTTATCGGCTTTTTAGCATTCGTTATGATTCCGGTAATATGGGTGCTGATCATTTCTTTTCAGAAGTATAACCTGTTTACAGGGAAGTCCAGCTTTATCGGACTCCAAAATTACAAAGAAATCTTAAGAGATGTTCGGTCGTTGACTGCGCTTAAAAATACAATATGGTATACAATATTCTGTTCCATTGGGAACACAGGTTTCGGGCTTGTGTTAGCTGTTTTGGTAGATGATATTCTTCCGAGAAAAGCAAATGTCTTTTTTCGGTCGATATACTTTTTCCCGTCTCTTTGCGCACTGACTTTTGTGTCAATTATCTGGCAGGCGTTTTTCCAGACGAATTCAGGACTAATCAACTATTATCTCGGTCTGGTGGGTATCCCCGAAGTATCATGGCTTAATAGTCAAGCAATGTCTAAGATTGCCGTACTGATCCTTGATATATGGAAAAATGCAGGTATGTCAATGCTTCTGATCCTTGCAGGCCTTCAAAATGTGGACAAAGGGCTCCTTGAGGCTGCTGAAATTGACGGAGCTGGACCGTTCCAGAGATTTTGGAAGATTATTGTGCCACTAGCGTCTCCACAGATTTTTTTCGTGCTAATAATGAATGTAACGGGAGCACTCAGAATTTACGAATCAATTTATGTGTTGACCAGTGGAGGCCCAGGAGATTCGTCTCGAAGCCTTGTTATGTTGATTGCGGAGAAAGGATTTACTTCATTCAATTACGGAGTTGCATCAGCACTATCGATGTTGCTACTCGTATTGATTAGTATAGTAACATTTATCCAGTTTGTAGGAAGCAGGTGGTGGGTACATTATGAGTAA
- a CDS encoding helix-turn-helix domain-containing protein has translation MTTITQDMRFRLSLIRYAQKHGVTKAAVRYRVNRQFIYRWMKRYDGSWESLSYRSRRPHSHPNQHTPEELKLISDMRRRNQSAGLVTFWIKLMQRGYKRSVTGLYRVLRRRGIMAVKPQNPKYIPKPYEQMLYPGQRFQIDVKYVPAVCLVNQAKVVLCQEKVQVKNNLFR, from the coding sequence GTGACTACTATAACACAGGATATGCGCTTTAGGCTATCTCTTATCCGTTACGCACAAAAACATGGTGTCACCAAAGCTGCGGTCCGTTATCGCGTTAACCGACAGTTTATCTACCGCTGGATGAAACGCTATGACGGCTCCTGGGAGTCTCTCAGTTACCGATCCAGGCGCCCCCACAGTCATCCCAACCAGCATACCCCAGAGGAGTTGAAACTCATCTCCGACATGCGCCGCAGGAACCAAAGCGCCGGCCTTGTCACCTTTTGGATAAAGCTCATGCAGCGCGGCTACAAACGCTCTGTTACCGGCCTTTATCGCGTTCTCAGGCGTCGGGGAATCATGGCAGTCAAGCCGCAGAACCCTAAGTATATACCTAAGCCCTACGAGCAAATGCTCTATCCCGGCCAGCGGTTCCAAATTGATGTAAAATACGTTCCGGCAGTCTGTCTGGTTAACCAAGCCAAAGTGGTCCTATGTCAAGAAAAAGTACAAGTTAAAAATAACCTTTTTCGCTGA
- a CDS encoding carbohydrate ABC transporter permease, which produces MSKKIHIFGHSFKISHIVLAIIMAVIAFFMIAPFLWVFSASLRPYNEAIALPPKWLPPAPSEWNLKYFKKLFSDSIPFFTFMKNSLFMSTIITIGMVVHGALAGYAYAKFSFKGKNFMFFLMMIAMMVPVQVTIVALYRIMTFFGAINTSWAVTLPSIFGATCPGLAGAFGIFMMRQFFLGVPKELNEAAALDGAGPIRIFFSIMLPMAKSTLASLAIIVFTFSWNDYFTTFIMINDTDKLSLPVGILSIRQPYATGDNVEFAAVVLAVIPVLVVFIIGQKWIVKSMTHVGVKG; this is translated from the coding sequence ATGAGTAAAAAAATACATATATTTGGACATTCATTTAAGATAAGTCATATTGTGCTAGCTATTATAATGGCTGTGATTGCCTTCTTCATGATTGCTCCCTTCCTATGGGTATTTTCAGCCTCTCTCCGTCCGTACAATGAGGCAATTGCACTGCCGCCGAAGTGGCTGCCTCCTGCTCCTTCCGAGTGGAATTTGAAGTATTTCAAGAAACTCTTCTCTGATTCCATTCCGTTTTTCACATTCATGAAAAACAGTTTGTTTATGAGTACCATTATTACAATCGGAATGGTAGTACACGGCGCCTTGGCAGGTTACGCATATGCGAAATTTAGCTTTAAAGGGAAAAATTTCATGTTTTTCCTTATGATGATCGCAATGATGGTTCCGGTGCAGGTAACGATTGTCGCACTGTACAGAATTATGACTTTTTTCGGGGCTATCAATACATCTTGGGCGGTGACTTTACCGTCTATATTCGGAGCGACATGTCCGGGACTTGCAGGGGCGTTCGGTATATTTATGATGCGTCAGTTCTTTCTAGGCGTTCCAAAGGAATTAAATGAGGCGGCGGCACTTGATGGAGCAGGACCGATAAGGATATTCTTTTCAATTATGTTGCCGATGGCAAAATCGACGCTTGCTTCACTTGCAATTATTGTATTTACATTTTCTTGGAATGACTATTTTACGACATTTATTATGATTAATGACACAGATAAGTTATCTCTTCCTGTAGGTATACTCTCGATTAGACAGCCGTATGCGACAGGCGACAATGTTGAGTTCGCGGCGGTTGTGCTGGCGGTAATTCCAGTTTTAGTTGTATTTATTATTGGGCAGAAATGGATTGTAAAGAGTATGACTCACGTGGGTGTAAAAGGATAA
- a CDS encoding IS256 family transposase, which translates to MSQLNTELATALLNHESLDEFFRAHLEEAMNNLLKSELTGFLGYEKHSVQGYGSGNSRNGYYQRELDTRYGKLHLLIPRDRQGRFDKQLIPDYARRTADLKTTIITLYRKGITTREISDLIEKLYGHHYSPATMSNISKAVAEQVKEFHSRPLSDKYVVIFMDATYLNIRRDSVAKEPLHVLLGITPDGTREILDYALFPTESAANYEEMLTSIKARGVKQVLLFASDGLEGMRDAVKRQFPEAEHQQCWVHLSRTVARYIRSKDRKTVLGDLKKVYQSGSAGEAEKALQEFLNKHTERYPRLTGIFERAKASLYSFYRFPEAIRSTLYTTNLIERSNKGLKHKSKLKEQFPNEDALERFVCCHYSDLNRTYAERIQRGFMKVSAEILEMFEQQAQESAA; encoded by the coding sequence ATGTCACAGCTTAACACAGAACTGGCTACAGCGCTATTGAATCATGAATCTCTGGATGAGTTCTTCCGGGCTCATCTTGAGGAGGCCATGAACAATCTCCTCAAATCCGAATTGACGGGCTTCCTGGGCTATGAAAAGCACAGCGTTCAGGGGTACGGATCCGGGAATAGCCGGAACGGTTACTATCAGCGGGAGCTCGATACCCGGTATGGAAAGCTTCACCTTCTCATTCCAAGAGATCGCCAGGGGCGTTTTGACAAACAGCTGATCCCTGATTACGCTAGAAGGACGGCTGATCTGAAAACAACGATTATCACCCTCTACAGGAAGGGCATCACTACAAGAGAGATTTCCGATCTCATCGAGAAGCTCTACGGGCATCACTACAGCCCGGCAACAATGTCAAACATCTCAAAGGCAGTCGCCGAACAGGTAAAGGAGTTCCACTCGCGTCCCCTGTCAGATAAATATGTCGTCATTTTTATGGATGCCACCTATCTGAACATACGCCGCGACAGCGTCGCCAAGGAGCCTCTTCATGTGCTGCTGGGCATCACACCTGATGGAACGAGAGAAATCCTTGATTACGCCCTGTTCCCGACGGAATCTGCGGCGAACTACGAGGAGATGCTGACCTCCATCAAGGCCAGAGGCGTCAAGCAGGTCTTGCTGTTTGCCTCCGATGGTCTGGAAGGTATGCGCGATGCTGTAAAGCGCCAGTTCCCGGAGGCGGAGCATCAGCAGTGCTGGGTTCACTTAAGCCGCACCGTTGCCAGATACATCCGCAGCAAGGACCGCAAGACCGTCTTGGGCGACCTGAAGAAGGTGTATCAATCAGGCTCTGCCGGAGAGGCGGAAAAAGCACTCCAGGAATTTTTGAACAAGCATACCGAGCGGTATCCCAGGCTGACCGGCATCTTTGAGCGGGCAAAGGCGAGCCTGTACTCGTTTTATCGGTTCCCAGAGGCTATCCGGTCAACGCTGTACACAACGAACCTGATTGAACGAAGCAACAAGGGACTGAAACACAAATCCAAGCTCAAGGAGCAATTCCCCAATGAGGATGCACTGGAGCGCTTCGTCTGCTGCCACTACAGTGATCTGAACCGTACATATGCGGAAAGGATACAGCGAGGATTCATGAAGGTATCCGCCGAGATACTGGAGATGTTTGAGCAGCAAGCTCAGGAATCAGCCGCATAA
- a CDS encoding IS1634 family transposase has product MSIPESIKSKRPTQFGAIEIRYIGGHYYAYQVSSRWDAAKGRPQKVTGKSIGKITEADGFIPNANGLRLMQEMRITPDVAPSVKNYGAYELLQQLTPEMDQKIRKYFLGSFREIRTIALLRLVDGISSVRMIQPLFLDSYMSDICGDIAVSEGSVRRFISKLGSEQDTIDAFMKSQVMPGMTLLFDGTSIFTKSADSLAAKGYNPDHSLDPQARLLYVFEKDSHKPVFYRVVQGSIVDKADFMDTVNAAGCRDCIIIADKGFYSKQNVSALLNAGMRYILPLREETVNVETEFYKNTDDNKWDGVFTYNKRAVWYRKRSSRNKGNFIYTFRDDSRRAELVGHYVEQVEKHYGEEEHEPKDVIKEIRMGYFSFCSNLDLEAKEIYLDYKERWDIEQCFDYLKNSVSTTASHAHTDEYFRGWAFLNHVSLLYYYGLLNALRNTKLDEKYSAEDVLKLTKNIYRVDTGDKEGIRISAIQKKTQNVLDILGVNLLRKI; this is encoded by the coding sequence ATGAGCATTCCTGAATCAATCAAAAGCAAACGTCCTACCCAGTTCGGAGCGATTGAGATTCGTTACATTGGCGGTCATTATTACGCTTACCAGGTATCTTCTCGATGGGATGCGGCAAAGGGCAGACCACAGAAAGTTACCGGCAAGAGCATCGGAAAAATTACGGAAGCAGACGGCTTCATCCCCAATGCAAATGGCCTGCGCCTGATGCAAGAAATGCGCATCACTCCTGATGTTGCTCCATCCGTTAAGAACTATGGTGCCTATGAACTGCTCCAGCAGCTTACGCCTGAGATGGATCAGAAAATCAGGAAATATTTCCTTGGTTCCTTCCGTGAGATTCGTACCATTGCCCTTCTTCGTCTGGTAGACGGGATTTCTTCTGTGAGGATGATCCAGCCCCTGTTCCTTGACTCCTACATGAGTGACATCTGTGGGGACATTGCTGTATCTGAAGGATCTGTCAGAAGGTTCATTTCAAAGCTCGGTTCTGAGCAGGATACGATCGACGCTTTTATGAAGTCACAGGTCATGCCGGGGATGACACTTCTCTTCGATGGAACCTCCATTTTTACAAAATCAGCAGATTCCCTGGCTGCGAAGGGATATAATCCTGATCACAGCCTTGACCCGCAGGCGAGACTTCTTTATGTCTTCGAAAAGGATTCACACAAGCCTGTTTTCTATCGTGTTGTGCAGGGGTCGATTGTTGATAAGGCGGACTTTATGGATACCGTCAATGCCGCAGGATGCAGGGACTGCATTATCATTGCCGATAAGGGATTCTATTCCAAGCAGAATGTATCAGCACTCCTGAATGCAGGAATGAGATATATCCTTCCTCTTCGTGAAGAGACCGTCAATGTTGAGACAGAATTCTATAAGAATACCGATGACAACAAATGGGATGGTGTATTCACATATAACAAAAGAGCCGTATGGTACCGCAAGCGTTCCAGCAGGAACAAGGGAAACTTCATCTATACATTCCGGGATGATTCCCGTCGGGCCGAACTGGTCGGTCACTACGTTGAACAGGTCGAGAAACATTATGGAGAAGAGGAGCATGAGCCCAAGGATGTCATAAAAGAGATCCGAATGGGATACTTCTCTTTCTGCAGCAATCTTGATCTGGAGGCCAAAGAGATCTACCTGGATTACAAGGAGCGCTGGGATATCGAGCAGTGCTTCGACTACCTTAAAAACAGCGTATCAACAACTGCATCACATGCCCATACGGATGAATATTTCCGCGGATGGGCATTCCTGAATCATGTCAGCCTGCTATATTATTACGGGTTGCTGAATGCCCTCAGGAACACGAAACTTGATGAAAAGTATTCTGCCGAAGATGTCCTGAAGCTGACTAAGAACATCTACAGAGTAGATACCGGAGACAAAGAGGGGATCCGTATATCAGCAATCCAGAAGAAGACACAGAATGTGCTGGATATCCTCGGGGTCAATCTATTACGTAAAATTTAA
- a CDS encoding GH116 family glycosyl-hydrolase produces MNTMKLHSKVDLFETGGKISYKKDASVAKFLLGGIGTGNISVGARGELRDWEIFNWPGKGQFVPFSFFAIWTKEEGKEPVNRILESKLCSPFYKSHGFLNGELAGIPRFEESEMVGKQPFVYVNLKDSKVPVEVRMEAFTPFIPLNADDSGIPVAVIRYRVKNPTDHPVDVSVVGTMANVVGFDGYDVFNNVKLVDEVQNEYREEDGVRGWYYTAKHLKETDMKFGSMSISTTNSCGITKKRWLHGQWTDNAQDFWDDFTEDGMLTEEEEIEAKGCDLLSHYDFSFLNLKERISSISSYETIGPNEAKTFEFLISWYFPNRPKGWIEYDEDLKRYREGGYDSIRNYYATKWKDAWDVTNYVVNKMDYLEKNSRAFENALFNTSLPAYVVDAVASNIMSMKSQCCFRIENGNFLGWEGIRDYVGCGQGNVNHVWNYATAVACLFPDLEITMRNVEFNIELDKDGCMPFRARKVLGESRWDMIPACDGEFGAILRIYREWKYTGDDEFLKGIWDNMIKALKYSVKEWDTDGDGVLDGKQHVTYDIEFYGPNTMTNTIYLGALKGVAEMAEHIGKKAIAEKCSALYEKAALLVDQKLFNGEYYIQELEDVDAYRYQYGKGCLTDQLLGQFMVHAAGLGYVLPKEHVKKALESIYKYNFRDCMDDVPNVQRTYALNDEAGLVLCSWPHGGRPRFPFAYCDEVWSGVEYTVAVNMVKEGMIEEAFTIIRAIRDRYDGYKRCPWSETEAGHHYIRPMSSFTLIPAFAGYECDMVKKTMSFHPVINQKNYTTFWINGKAWGTYHQTIDNEGKTHSDIQVLYGDLNGIQVENV; encoded by the coding sequence ATGAATACGATGAAGCTACATTCCAAAGTTGATCTGTTTGAGACAGGAGGAAAAATTTCATATAAGAAGGACGCATCAGTTGCAAAATTTCTTTTGGGAGGTATCGGAACAGGAAATATTTCTGTCGGGGCAAGAGGTGAATTAAGAGACTGGGAAATTTTTAACTGGCCAGGAAAGGGACAGTTTGTACCGTTTTCATTTTTTGCGATCTGGACTAAGGAAGAGGGCAAGGAGCCGGTCAATAGGATTCTGGAATCAAAGCTGTGTTCGCCGTTTTATAAATCCCACGGTTTTCTGAACGGAGAACTTGCAGGCATTCCGCGTTTTGAAGAGTCAGAGATGGTGGGAAAACAGCCGTTTGTTTATGTAAATCTCAAAGACAGCAAAGTTCCAGTAGAGGTAAGGATGGAAGCGTTTACACCTTTTATCCCGCTGAATGCGGATGATTCTGGTATCCCTGTGGCAGTAATTCGGTACAGGGTGAAAAACCCAACCGATCATCCGGTAGACGTCTCTGTAGTCGGAACGATGGCAAACGTAGTAGGATTTGACGGATACGATGTATTCAATAATGTGAAGTTGGTGGATGAAGTACAGAACGAATATAGAGAGGAAGATGGAGTTAGAGGATGGTATTATACTGCAAAGCACTTAAAAGAGACGGATATGAAGTTCGGCAGTATGTCCATATCTACGACAAACAGCTGTGGAATTACAAAGAAAAGATGGTTGCACGGACAGTGGACAGACAATGCGCAAGATTTCTGGGATGATTTTACTGAAGATGGAATGCTTACCGAGGAAGAAGAAATCGAGGCAAAGGGATGTGATCTCCTTTCACACTATGATTTTAGCTTCCTGAATCTGAAGGAGAGAATCAGCTCTATCAGTAGCTATGAGACAATTGGTCCTAACGAGGCAAAGACGTTCGAATTCCTTATTTCGTGGTACTTTCCGAACAGACCGAAGGGATGGATCGAGTACGATGAAGATCTCAAGAGATATCGCGAAGGCGGATATGATTCTATCAGAAATTACTATGCGACAAAATGGAAAGATGCGTGGGATGTGACAAATTATGTAGTAAACAAGATGGATTATCTTGAGAAGAATTCTCGTGCCTTTGAAAATGCGCTGTTTAATACATCACTTCCCGCATATGTTGTTGATGCTGTGGCATCCAACATCATGTCTATGAAGAGCCAATGTTGTTTTCGTATTGAGAATGGAAATTTCCTCGGTTGGGAAGGAATCCGTGATTATGTAGGGTGCGGACAGGGAAATGTAAATCATGTATGGAATTATGCCACAGCGGTTGCATGTTTGTTCCCGGATCTTGAGATCACGATGCGGAATGTGGAATTTAATATTGAACTGGATAAAGACGGATGCATGCCGTTCCGTGCGAGAAAAGTTCTTGGAGAAAGCAGGTGGGATATGATTCCCGCATGTGATGGGGAGTTTGGCGCCATTCTGCGTATTTACAGAGAGTGGAAATATACTGGTGATGATGAGTTCTTAAAAGGAATATGGGATAATATGATAAAAGCACTCAAGTATTCCGTTAAGGAGTGGGATACGGACGGCGATGGTGTTCTTGACGGAAAACAGCATGTGACTTACGATATTGAGTTCTACGGCCCGAATACAATGACCAATACGATTTATCTTGGAGCGCTCAAGGGTGTGGCGGAAATGGCAGAACATATTGGCAAGAAAGCCATTGCAGAAAAATGCAGCGCTTTATATGAGAAAGCTGCTCTGCTTGTGGATCAGAAGCTGTTCAACGGAGAATACTACATTCAGGAACTTGAGGATGTGGACGCATACCGCTACCAGTATGGAAAAGGTTGTCTTACGGATCAGCTGTTAGGACAGTTCATGGTGCATGCCGCGGGTCTTGGGTATGTGCTTCCAAAAGAACATGTGAAAAAGGCATTGGAATCTATTTACAAATATAATTTTCGCGATTGCATGGACGATGTCCCGAACGTGCAGAGAACGTATGCGCTCAACGACGAGGCGGGTCTTGTACTCTGTTCATGGCCACACGGAGGAAGACCGAGATTCCCGTTTGCGTACTGCGATGAAGTGTGGAGCGGCGTAGAGTATACGGTAGCGGTCAATATGGTGAAAGAGGGCATGATTGAAGAGGCATTTACAATAATCCGGGCAATTAGAGATAGATATGACGGATATAAAAGGTGTCCGTGGAGTGAGACAGAGGCAGGACATCACTACATTCGCCCGATGTCAAGTTTTACCCTGATTCCTGCATTCGCAGGCTATGAGTGTGATATGGTGAAGAAGACCATGTCGTTCCATCCGGTTATCAATCAGAAGAATTACACAACATTCTGGATTAATGGAAAAGCATGGGGAACATACCATCAAACAATAGATAATGAAGGAAAAACACATTCGGATATTCAGGTATTATACGGAGATCTGAATGGAATTCAGGTAGAGAATGTATGA
- a CDS encoding glycoside hydrolase family 32 protein has protein sequence MIERYIVKNRETDKKNEKWRPRYHFTAPVSWMNDPNGLIYYRGWYHLFYQYNPKNCDWACMHWGHAVSRDIIHWKDMPIALKPDQPYDNHSEGGCFSGSAVEKDGTMYLFYSATIKKNGRTKQTQCIAYSDDGVHFQKYAGNPVVEKPYPEVSDDFRDPKVFEHAGKWYMVVGGSIGGADSGGDGRVFLYESKNIFDWSYKGVILVSGGRMGTMFECPDLYEINGKWVLTCSPMNHPTLNKALYCVGQMNFEKGEYEIEKIGTLDTGFDYYAPQTFLDKHGNRVMVAWQNGWLWMPWCEGWGPTSVENWRGTLSIPRVVTLNKEDEICLYPVEELETLVLSKKVLKEVRVTREKYMIFPEVPKSFRLLIRLDVKKIRSRYLEIGMLGKDDHATVISVDLLENILSVDKNNGDLYGRGRMNRIFHREDNRMEIMILVDCSSVEVYAERGRYCITSNVYPAPDQTECWIRTPYKEAVIDEITVSSLDGIWD, from the coding sequence ATGATTGAAAGATATATTGTGAAGAACCGGGAGACGGATAAAAAAAATGAGAAATGGAGGCCGAGATATCATTTTACGGCTCCCGTTTCTTGGATGAATGACCCGAACGGGTTGATTTATTACAGGGGATGGTATCATCTTTTTTATCAGTACAATCCGAAAAACTGTGACTGGGCCTGCATGCACTGGGGACATGCAGTCAGTAGGGATATAATACATTGGAAGGATATGCCGATTGCGTTAAAACCCGACCAACCGTATGACAATCATTCGGAAGGCGGCTGCTTTTCTGGAAGCGCCGTTGAGAAGGACGGGACGATGTATCTGTTCTATTCGGCTACAATAAAAAAGAACGGAAGAACAAAACAGACACAGTGCATCGCGTATTCCGATGACGGAGTCCATTTTCAGAAATATGCAGGAAATCCGGTCGTAGAAAAGCCCTATCCGGAGGTGTCGGATGATTTCCGAGATCCGAAAGTGTTTGAACATGCGGGAAAATGGTATATGGTTGTTGGAGGATCGATCGGAGGGGCAGATAGCGGTGGCGACGGTAGAGTGTTCCTATACGAATCAAAAAATATTTTTGACTGGTCATATAAAGGAGTAATCCTTGTCTCTGGCGGGAGGATGGGAACAATGTTTGAATGTCCAGACCTCTATGAAATCAACGGAAAGTGGGTGCTGACATGTTCGCCGATGAATCATCCCACACTGAACAAGGCGCTGTACTGCGTCGGTCAGATGAATTTTGAGAAGGGCGAGTATGAAATCGAAAAAATCGGCACTCTAGATACAGGGTTTGATTATTATGCGCCACAGACGTTTCTTGATAAACACGGAAACAGAGTTATGGTAGCATGGCAGAACGGATGGTTGTGGATGCCTTGGTGTGAGGGCTGGGGTCCGACTAGCGTGGAAAACTGGAGAGGCACTTTGAGTATTCCGCGTGTTGTCACTTTGAACAAAGAAGATGAGATCTGCCTGTATCCCGTGGAAGAACTGGAAACTCTTGTGTTGAGCAAAAAAGTGCTGAAAGAAGTACGGGTTACCAGAGAAAAATATATGATCTTTCCAGAGGTGCCGAAAAGTTTTCGATTGCTGATCCGACTGGATGTAAAAAAAATCCGGTCGCGGTATCTGGAAATCGGCATGCTCGGGAAGGATGACCATGCGACGGTGATTTCCGTCGACTTGCTGGAAAATATTTTAAGTGTCGACAAAAACAACGGAGATCTTTATGGTAGGGGAAGAATGAACCGTATTTTTCACCGAGAAGACAACAGAATGGAAATAATGATTCTTGTCGATTGTAGCAGTGTGGAAGTTTATGCGGAACGTGGAAGATACTGTATAACAAGCAATGTATATCCGGCGCCGGATCAGACAGAGTGTTGGATCAGGACACCTTATAAGGAAGCCGTGATTGATGAAATCACAGTGAGTTCACTTGACGGAATATGGGATTGA